The sequence GTCAGCAAGACCCCGGCACTCGCACCTGGGCAGGCTCACCATTGCCCTCCAAGGGCTGGGGTTTAGTTGTGTGTCGCATTTGGATTAGTGTCGATGTGACGAGGTCAGCACTTGAGCGATGTCTTATCGTATGAATGAAGCTGAAGGCAGAATGTATTGTTTACGATATGGAACTCTGAGATGGGATTTGGGAGTCAAGGCAACGGATTATCTTTATACAGTTATTCTATAAACACCACATTTATCATCCAACTCTTCAACACGAGCTTGTATTGCGTTGCGTGCTCGGTCTTCGGTTTCTTCGGTGTTCCATGTCAGCGGTGCTTGATAAGCCGACAGGGATCGCGTCTGCCGGAAAAATGGCGAGCGCGGTTCGAATTGGGAATGTACATTTCTAAGCTAGATTACGCTGGCCTGATCTGACAAATCACCGATTGAGTCATCTCTCGACGCGATACGGACGGCACAATGTTAACAAGCCCAGCATTCCCATCAGATTTGAGTCGAGATAAATATCTCTTCGAGTCAGACGTGTGTGCGAGTCATCGGACTTTGTGTCATATTTCCACTCAATGAACCTGGCAAGGTTTATTGGTCATGGTTAAACGTCTAGCCGCCCATACCAAAGTTCTTTACTCGCCAACAGCCCTGCCAGGCCCTTGTTTTTAAGCGTACAAACTAACGTTATTCTGGGTGGAAGCATTCAAGACAGTGGACTGGGCGTCATCCAGACCTCCCCAATTTCCAACCTCACGTCAGCCCTTGGCCTCTAGCCACAGCCCAAGAGAGTCAAGTGCGTCAAGCTAGCCACCTAGAATTCAGAGCAGGGCACCTCGGCTGGCAACCAATCGCACTGCAGCGCCAATCAAGAATGTGAATGTGCTCGAGGCCAAGCAAAGAGAGGGACCGTTTTGACATTGCCCCAATCGCTCCAGCCTGCCAATAAACACTGGTGGACCCGATGGCCAGGGTTCACGGTTATGGTACCCGAGCTGATAAGGCATGGAATCACTGTAAGTTGACAGCCAAGTCAACTCTCACGATGGGGAGTAATCGCGGGGATGTTGCACTGTCCAGTCTGCATACCTGTCAAACGATCATTCAGTCGCGATCAATAGCGCCGAGTATATTCATCAGAAACTtgagaaaaataattaatgTCTCGGGTTGAAATACCACTATTCGCAGACCGTATTTACGTGCCCTCGATGCTGTTGTCACTGTGATGATGTTTCCAGTCAATGTGATCTCCAAATAGTCGCGTTGCGGGTCTGGTGCAAACATTTCGATCAAGTAATAAAGTGTAATGTTCTATATGTAAAGAATGAAACatgataaaccttatatacaGTCTATAGGTAACTGATTTGAAACAATAATATGTGCAGAATATGTGCAAGAAGGTAAATATGCCATGTACTCGTTCCCTCATCCTACCCGTCATCCCTCATCAATCTACACCATACCATGCATGCCCATCACCCAACCGAACCGTTTTcaaaagaaagagagagaaaaaaaaaaagaccagAAAATTAGGCAAGAATCTCTTCGAGGGAGCGCTTGGCGTTCCTCTTGATACCGCACTTGTTCAGGCAAGCATCAATGCCGAGAGCAATGTTGGCGGGGATCACGTCGCGGAAGCTCTCAATGTCCTTTCCGTCGATAGTCTGGATTCCACCAAGAGTAGCCTGGACAACATCGCCGTTCAGGCTGAAGAAGTTCTGGGCAATCTGGTTCACACCGGGGTCGACGTCGTTGAAGCCGGCGACGAAGACGGCATCCTCGCAGTCGGGGTTGAACTCTTGGTGGATAGCTCCCTTGGGGAAGACGGACATCTGCCAGGTGTCCATAGTGTTCTGAATGGGTCGGGCACCGTTCTCAATGACAAAGTTGGTCACGAGACGTCCCTTGACAATGATGTTGAGCTCGGTGGCTCGGTTGTGGACGTGAGCAGTGTTCATGCCGCAAGGACCGAGGAAAGCGACAGTCATAGAAGCACCGTTGCCGATAAGAGCGGGCATGGTGAGAGCAGTAGCAGAGGTGGAACGGCCACCCTTTCCCTTGGACTCGCCAGCTCCAGTGGCGGCCTTGAAGTCAAAGACGTAGTCTCCAGGctggtcgaggagcttgacgCGCTCGACCTGGGTGGGGGCGGTCAGGAGCTTTGCGATGAGGTCCCTGTCGCCGGAGCGGGTGTTGATGGGGACGATGGGAGGGAGGACGTTGTCGATGCTGTCGTTTCCTCGTTCGGCGACGGTTGCGGGGGCGGCGAGGGCCGtgccggcgaggaggagcatgCTCATGAACTGCATTCTGAGTGATTTGGGGGCGTTGATTAAGTTGAGAAGTGGTTAGAAGTTGTCGAGTGTGAGAAGTTTGTTGAGTTGATtagtgttgttgttgatggtgtaGAAGAGTGTGGTGGTGAGTGATGATGTCTTGTTAGTCCGTCTTGTTCTTCTTATAAGTACTTTGACCTCGGACTCTGACCTCGCTAGAAGCTGTGATATCCTTAGTTCGGCCGCTCGCAAAAAAGTTCTTGGGCCTCAACCCGTCAGCGCTAACATCACAAGAATCTGACTGCATCGGTACTGCCAGTCCCGCACATGACACTGTTATTCCCAACTACTCCTGGTAGTACCCAGCAGGGCTGAGTTGAATCTCTGTGTGCTGGCAGCCGAGTTCCGGAAGGGTAACCAATCAGAGTAAAGCTTGGCATAGCTGACCGTTTATTTCCAGTACCAAACGGCTTGCTCCGCCTCTTCGGGGCTGGGGGGGGGTTGAAGGATCGGCTGGGGCTGATGACCGCGGAGACATTTGTTGGTCGGCTATTGATCTGTTTCTGCGAGATTAGGGCTAGCCTTGCTTGGGTTTTACTACTAAGCATTAACCTGCAAAGGGAAAGCCACGGACCCCAACTTGGTGATGCAGCTTACGGCCCAAGTGAGGTCCCCGAAATTATCTGCTGACTCTGCAATGTTACAATGACAGCTCTAACCCGCATCTCATCTACATGAGGTCGgtgaaaaaagaaaaaaagatctTTTGTGATGGATTTGCGAGATTGTCGAGTGCATCTGGGGTATGACAGCTTTTGATTCCAAAGTGGCTGGAATCCATCGCGCCTGACTTGAGCCAAGCCACGTAATCTTAATATCACCAAACAATGCCTGACTAAAACACGTCTAAATCGATCAAAGCGACAGGGTTCATGGGAGAGGAGAGTGCTTTTAATAGATTTTGCTGCGGCCCTAGCCACACTCTGCATTCTTGAGGAGTGGCTAGTGAGGGCTGCATGGAGCTGTCCTTGCTCGCGCTGGTATTGGTTGTTTCAAGGCACAAATTGACAGTAAAAATATTTTGGATTATGCTAAAGAAGTATCGCTTTAGTGGCATTAGTGGTGTTTTAGACTTTCTACAGGCGGGTAGTGACACTTCTTGTGAGAGCTTTGTTTGCTGTTTCATAAAGCGCTCGAAACAAGGTGTTTACGCTTCTGGCTGTGCTCCTCCAATTCATGCTTAATGCCATAACATTATGGCTCGCTTATCGGAAATATCAAGAATGCCAACAACCATCACCCAAAAATAATTATCCCTTGATCTGCAGCTTGTCTCCCATTATCCAAGTGTTGAAATACCGGCATCGCCGTTGCTGTAGGGTAGCATTTCCTTCAATGCCGACCGCCCGCTTACTACACCTCGTGAGGACTGTCCTGTCCGGGGTTCGCCTCCTCATAATGCAACCGCTTGACAAGCCGATAATACAGAGCAGCAAGGGTCGCACCGAGAGCCGGTCCTACCCAGTAAATCCAGTGATAGCCGGGGAAGCTTGCGCCTGCGACTGCGCATCCAAAGCTGCGCACTGGGTTTGCAGAGCCACCCGTAACGGAAACACCTATCAGAGAGCGTTAGTACTCGGGCATGTTGCCGTAAGGAGACTAGGGATTACTCACCGGGGATAAGGGCCACAAAGAGTGCAAGTCCGATGCCAACGGGTGCAAGGAACGTGTCACGTGACTTTTCAGCCGCCAACATCAAAACAACGAAGACTAGTTGAGCTGTGAAGAACATTTCGAGGAATACACCGCGGGCGACAGAAGTGTTGGGCCCAAGAAGAGTATTGGCCTGCTCAACTTGTCCAGGGAACATGGCATCAACAAGTCCACCAGCACAAATAGATCCAAGGACCTGTGCAGGAAAAAGGAAAGCTGCGCGCGCCCATGAAAGTTGGCCCCCAACACATAAACCCAAAGacacctatataaagaatatgaGTTTCCGTATATACCAGATCGGGAAAGGGGCGGCCTACAGCTGGGTTGAACAAACCGCCACTGATGCGGTAAAACGCCCATGCATTTACCAAAAGGGCAAACCCGTACGACACGGCGATCCAGATATCAGTACTGCTGGCCAGTCCTCCATTTGGCGCCGTATATGGCGCTTGGAGAACAGCCATGAGATTCCCTGCATAGCCAAagtagaggaagaagaatgTCCCCACAAACTCGCCAGATGCTGCGACGAGGTGACGGCCGACTGGACTGAGTTGGTACCGTTGATGTGGGGGACCGTCTAAAACGCCCGCTCCGTCTGATGTTGCCATTTTGTTTGGTGTGAGGAGCTGGATCCTTGCTGTCTGTACCTAGTGTCGAACCTGACAATCCGTTtcaaaagaagaaagatggTGTTGCTGCGCGCATGAAAGAGAAAAGCAGGGAACTTCAATTTTTGGGATCAAGGAAACCTGGGGGAGCTATCAAGCTACCTAAGGTGGCTTGAGACAAACATCAAATTTGACCCTCCTCTTGGCTGATGTGCTGGGCTTGAAAATGACGCGCACACTGGCTCTTATTTGCGTCGAACGGGCCATGGTGACACCTGTGGTAGGCTACTAGGCGCTCTTCGCTATGACATCAAGTGCACTTTAAGTGAAGTGATATACACGGCTTGCTGCGGTGAGATGATGCTCAACTGTATAGCTAAAGACGGTTCACGTAGCGATAGACATAGATTTGCATAGGCGCATATTGTAGGTGCCGACGGTGAGGGTCTCATACCAGTAATTGCCAGGGAGCTTCAAGAACCGACCAGGTATCTGAACCACGAGCGTTGCATTCCATTCCCATCTCGTAGTTTCTTGTCCTTTGTAGACCCCAAAAGCTAGTCTATATTAAGCCGTGGTGGAGGGTCACCCTGCGCTCCCGTCGACAGCCACAGCCCGTTGGCACGTAACCAAGACCCAATGCGGACCTTTTCCTCCTGCTAGTGCAGCCTGTGCGACGTGTTGGGGTTAGGGTGGACTGGAAAGAGGTGGTGGCATCGCCGATCGTTGGACGTCATAGCTTGTTTTTTTTAAGACATTGGAGATCATCTTGCCGTGTTTGGAGAGGGTTATGATTTTGGTGGCTTAATTATTGATGATACTTGGTTGATCAGAGAGGGGGCCATGATATGATGGTTTCTATGTAGCTCAATCGATAGAGGGTATATGAAGTGGCCGGTAAAAGGTATCCCGTTTCATGCATCTCCGCTTGTGAAAATCGGATCGTTAACAACATGCGCTCGCTTTTCTCCTCCAGAGTAGTATCGAACCGCGATACAAAGGGTCCTGATGATGAGAGGGTGACCTCGAACGTAAGGACCTGTAAAGTAAATGTCGGCGTTGTCGTGTACCCGGGATTGCAGTGTCGCAAGCTGTCCCACATTGTTGAACAAGGCGAATACCAGAGAATGACAAATATCGGCATCCGAGAAGGGAGGTTTGCTTGATGTTTGTGATGCATCGTCTTCGGATGTTGTTCTAGCGAGGTGGTACTGTGATCGATGCTCCTTGCTGAATGCCTTGCAAAATGTCGATGCGACAGCAGTCATCTTCATGCCAATCCGAGTGTAGTCCACACCATATATGTCTCCAATAAGCTTATCGACATTCGAGTTGTCGCCTTTGTCTGCAAGCTCAAGCATCTCGTCAAAGGTGCGTGCTTTTgtgagaagcagaagaagtcCGCAGAGGGCAGAACCTCCAAAAGAGGAGCCTGTGATGCGCTCACATCGGCGATTGTCAAAGACTTGAAAGAATGATACTCCAGAGCCAATATTTACGAGCAAATAGGGTCGTGTGACGTCTGTTGGCAGAGTTGAAGGTATAATGTTGTCATCCTTGTACGTGAAAATGTCGCAATCCGGCCCCGGAATAGGTGGACTCAGGTGGTCTGTAAAGCCTGTAAGCGTACGACAGTGAGAGATGCACATTTCAACATACCCGCAGCAGAGGCGTCCAACACATCCTGCATCCCAAATGCCAAGGCCCCCTCAAAAGTGTGAGACTCGAGCGGTGAGCTGCCGTTGGCCGCTCGCTCAATTGAGGCCTTCTGCTGGCTGACCTGGTCACATCCGCCCTGTGCTTCCACAGAAGACGCAGGACCCCGATTGGCCAAGTTTGGCGGCGACAACCCCATCTTTGGTCGAATTGGTTTGTTGGTTTGATGATTGATGGTGGAATAGGGCTCAAGCAAGCGCGCCTCGGGAAAACCCTAGGCAGTTTAGTTTGCGGAGTCggagattattaagaaaggGGCCTCGGGAATAGATTTCTGGGCCGTCGCATCCACATTATCTCCGAGGGTTAATACGACGTTACGAAGTTGGGAAACGGTCTTGACTGATTGAATGATCGAGACGTATTACGATGGCCAATGTAGCACTGTTACTTTCACATACTGCCGACAACAAGGAATGGTGCGTAGGCACCTAGGTTGTCTGTGAGACGGACGACTAGGAAAGTTGGAACAACCCTATTTCGGATTATATAATGTCTCAAATGATGCAAATAGTCATGGCCAATCATCAAACTCGGTCTAGCTCATGGCCATTTCTATTCCGATGCTGGTTCCTGGGTCCTGCAAGTTGATCGCACGAATTCATCTCTATTGTTAAACCCAATGCCGCGGTCAGCCAGTCATGAGCCCAAACGGTGTAAAAACACATTCACCGAAGCCCAAGCAGGATATCACAGACAATTAGCTGGGTCATCAGTGGTATTTTGGCCCGTCTTTGGGGATACTCTCGCCCTTCACGACCAACTGATGCTTTCATAATTCTCCCAACATCTCACTTGAAGAGCAAACACACGCTTAATGGAATAATACAATATTTTATCAGATCATCTTTGCTTTTTGTTGTTTTGTTCTGTCACCAATAGAATTCAGCACTCTATCCTCCGCGGGGCCGGATCGGGGTCACGGGGTCGGATGGTCGGAGGATCGGAGGATCGGAGGATGGCGGACATGACAAAATCCCGCTCAATCCCATCAACACACGGAAAAGAGTCAAATTCAACTTGATACAAACACTCCTTGATTAAAAAGCCATCGTCCGGAAATAATGGACCATCCGTCATCGTCCCCGGACTCGGGTCGACGTCCACCTCCGAACAGGCGGAGAGATAAGCCCCAGCTCTCGTGCAATGCCTGTAGAGTGAGAAAGTAAGCGGCATCCACTGACCCGACCCATCCATACTCCGATTCTTCGCTTTCTTCGTGAGTCTGACATTGAGAAGGGCCAAATGTGACCGGCAATTACCATGCAGCACTTGTGTGAAGCGTGATATTGCTGCAACATGTACCTATCCACCTACGAGACCGCCCAAAAGGGCTGGCGTGTCTCGACCAAGGGCTGAGAGCTCGACTGGGATTCGAAAGAGACTGGATAATCTCGAGCATCAAATCATCTCTCTGATGGAGTCTAGCGCAGCCTCGCATCCAACGTCACTACCCGACAACACAGACCAATTATCCAACATGAGCCTGGATTCGTTATGTGACATCCTCAACAAGACAGGTCCGTCTCAGCAACCCAACTTCAAGGCCGGCAACTTGAACACCTCTACTGGTGCACCGTCCTACGTCAGCAGCACCCACTGGGTCGCCATTCTCGACAGCATCTCTGAGATGAAGAATGAAGTCCAATCAGAGAGCGATAACCCGTCACTACATTCTGATGATAGCCCTGCCAGGGATCCAGTCGAGAAACCTGCACTTCTCTTTGGACATCAAGGGAACATTTCGAGGGAAGATGTCCTTGCTGCCATGCCACCTAGGCCTGTGGTAGACCGTTTGGTATCTGAGTACTTTACTGACCTCGATATGATGCCACGTACGTGTTGAACTTATCCACTGGTTGATTCTTCGGCGTATTGATGGAATGTTACTGCAGATATCGCATGTCTTCATACACCAACCTTTTTCCGACAGGTATGTTACGAAATACAGACGGGCTTGCACACAAGGTGATATGTCCTTCCTAACAGCTATTGCAGTATGACAAATTTTGGTCTAACCCTGACAGCGCTTCCATCATGTGGCTGGGGTTCTTGTACTCCATGATGTGTCTATCAGCACATTTCTGCCCAGCAAACATGCTGGCCGAACTTGATGTAGAAAACATCCAGATGCGCACCGCAAGACCTCTTTACATCGATCAAGTGGTCCAGTGTCTGTCCCTGGCAGATTACAGTCGAGGAGGCCCGCACGTCATCGAGACCCTTCTACATTACTTCACCATCGAACACGTCAGACGGCCAGACACTGAAGTTGACACTTGGCTGGTTCTGGGTGTC comes from Fusarium falciforme chromosome 11, complete sequence and encodes:
- a CDS encoding Cupin type-1 domain-containing protein; translated protein: MQFMSMLLLAGTALAAPATVAERGNDSIDNVLPPIVPINTRSGDRDLIAKLLTAPTQVERVKLLDQPGDYVFDFKAATGAGESKGKGGRSTSATALTMPALIGNGASMTVAFLGPCGMNTAHVHNRATELNIIVKGRLVTNFVIENGARPIQNTMDTWQMSVFPKGAIHQEFNPDCEDAVFVAGFNDVDPGVNQIAQNFFSLNGDVVQATLGGIQTIDGKDIESFRDVIPANIALGIDACLNKCGIKRNAKRSLEEILA